A genomic segment from Actinoplanes sichuanensis encodes:
- a CDS encoding F0F1 ATP synthase subunit gamma, which yields MAAGQVSALRRRIRTVKSTKKITKAQELVATSRIAKAQERVNASRPYSLAITKVLGALASNASVDNPLLTARERVQRAGVLLITSDRGLAGAYNANAIRTAEQLIAQLKSEGKEVALYIVGRKGYGYYTFRNRPVAASWTGFSERPSFADAKRIGDGLIEGFQAGSATEGTFGPEGIAGVDELHIVSTEFKSLMTQNANAKPLAPVQVEEPQEEKSSELKAAYEFEPDADELLDALLPKYLNTRIYAALLDSAASESASRRRAMKSASDNADDLLKRYTREMNSARQAAITQEISEIVGGANALAEAGSDV from the coding sequence ATGGCCGCCGGTCAGGTATCGGCGCTGCGTCGGCGCATTCGCACCGTCAAGTCGACCAAGAAGATCACCAAGGCGCAGGAACTGGTCGCCACCAGCCGGATCGCGAAGGCCCAGGAACGGGTCAACGCCTCCCGGCCGTACTCGCTGGCGATCACCAAGGTGCTCGGCGCTCTCGCGTCGAACGCCTCGGTCGACAACCCGCTGCTGACCGCGCGTGAGCGCGTTCAGCGGGCGGGGGTCCTACTGATCACCAGTGACCGGGGCCTGGCCGGCGCCTACAACGCCAACGCCATCCGCACCGCCGAGCAGCTGATCGCTCAGCTGAAGTCGGAGGGCAAGGAAGTGGCGTTGTACATCGTGGGCCGCAAGGGCTACGGGTACTACACGTTCCGCAACCGGCCGGTGGCCGCGAGCTGGACCGGTTTCTCCGAGCGCCCGTCGTTCGCCGACGCCAAGCGCATCGGCGACGGGCTGATCGAGGGCTTCCAGGCCGGCTCGGCGACCGAGGGGACCTTCGGGCCGGAGGGCATCGCGGGTGTGGACGAGCTCCACATCGTGAGCACCGAGTTCAAGTCCCTGATGACGCAGAACGCCAACGCGAAGCCGCTCGCCCCGGTTCAGGTCGAGGAGCCGCAGGAGGAGAAGTCCTCCGAGCTCAAGGCGGCGTACGAGTTCGAGCCGGACGCCGACGAGTTGCTCGACGCGCTGCTGCCGAAGTACCTCAACACGCGTATCTACGCGGCGTTGCTGGACTCGGCGGCCAGCGAGTCGGCCTCGCGCCGGCGGGCGATGAAGAGCGCGTCGGACAACGCCGACGACCTTCTCAAGCGGTACACGCGCGAGATGAACTCCGCGCGGCAGGCTGCGATCACCCAGGAAATCAGTGAGATCGTCGGCGGCGCCAACGCGCTGGCCGAGGCGGGAAGTGATGTGTGA
- the atpB gene encoding F0F1 ATP synthase subunit A, giving the protein MISQSTVLAAAFPPSVEDFYLPSILPWNQHESYWFTKITVLVWVAVAAIIIFFLTSYRKPQLVPTKKQWLAESIYGFVRNNVAVDMIGPQGVRFAPYLTTLFMFILVNNFFGILPFVQISPMSHIAFPAVLAVISYVMFIWVGVKKHGLAYFVHAVKPNAPVGILPLLVPIEIFSNFLVRPFSLAVRLFANMFAGHMLLLVFTLGGFAMIQANVFLAPVSVLSWVLTIAITFLEFMVICLQAYVFTVLTASYVQGALADEH; this is encoded by the coding sequence GTGATCAGTCAGTCGACGGTCCTCGCGGCGGCATTCCCGCCCAGCGTCGAGGACTTCTACCTGCCCAGCATCCTGCCGTGGAACCAGCATGAGAGCTATTGGTTCACCAAGATCACGGTCCTGGTCTGGGTGGCGGTCGCCGCGATCATCATCTTCTTCCTGACGTCGTACCGGAAACCGCAACTGGTGCCGACGAAGAAGCAGTGGCTCGCCGAGAGCATCTACGGCTTCGTGCGGAACAACGTGGCGGTCGACATGATCGGGCCGCAGGGCGTGCGCTTCGCGCCGTACCTGACGACGCTCTTCATGTTCATCCTGGTCAACAACTTCTTCGGCATCCTGCCGTTCGTGCAGATCTCGCCGATGTCGCACATCGCGTTCCCCGCGGTGCTCGCGGTGATCAGCTACGTGATGTTCATCTGGGTCGGTGTCAAGAAGCACGGCCTGGCGTATTTCGTGCACGCCGTCAAGCCGAACGCGCCGGTGGGCATCCTGCCGCTGCTGGTCCCGATCGAGATCTTCTCCAACTTCCTGGTCCGGCCGTTCTCGCTGGCGGTTCGTCTCTTCGCCAACATGTTCGCGGGCCACATGCTGCTGCTGGTGTTCACGCTCGGCGGCTTCGCCATGATCCAGGCGAACGTCTTCCTGGCCCCGGTCTCCGTGCTGTCGTGGGTGCTGACCATCGCGATCACCTTCCTCGAGTTCATGGTGATCTGCCTGCAGGCCTACGTCTTCACGGTGCTGACCGCGAGCTACGTCCAGGGCGCGCTCGCCGACGAGCACTGA
- a CDS encoding F0F1 ATP synthase subunit epsilon: MANQLHVEVVAVEEKVWVGEAEMLVARTTEGEIGVLPGHAPLLGLLKEPSQVRVKLAGGDQLTYDVAGGFLSIDANGVTVLAESATPATPESR, translated from the coding sequence GTGGCCAACCAGCTGCACGTCGAGGTCGTCGCCGTCGAGGAGAAGGTCTGGGTCGGAGAGGCCGAGATGCTCGTCGCGCGCACCACCGAGGGCGAGATCGGTGTGCTCCCGGGCCACGCGCCGCTGCTCGGTCTGCTGAAGGAGCCGTCCCAGGTGCGGGTCAAGCTCGCCGGTGGCGACCAGCTGACCTACGACGTCGCCGGTGGCTTCCTCTCGATCGACGCGAACGGCGTGACAGTCCTCGCCGAGAGCGCGACGCCCGCCACGCCCGAGTCCCGCTGA
- a CDS encoding LCP family protein — MWARLCAAFGCVLMVSSGGVLVTGQALLARYTGAVDAGGSLIGDPASGAPRADADIRGPLNILLAGIDPRDDSQAPRSDSIIVAHVPASMDRIYLFSIPRDLYVQIPPFAKTGFGGTTAKINSAMSYGSDVGNGTHDVKQGFQLLAQTVSAFTGIHTFDAGAIINFGGFKKIVEAMGGVTMTIDQNVRSEHLQPDGRARPKSAACAGGGCDHPYIGPQKVYRKGTYHLQAWEALDYVRQRYGLPNGDYDRQRHQQQFIKAMAEQAMSRDVVTDPTKLLAVLDAAGDSLTFDGGGSSVVDWGLALKGIDTGDMTLIKLPGGGLFQNGTYLGEQLEPSTARFFQAVAEDRIGAFLLDNPTYAAQDG; from the coding sequence ATGTGGGCGCGGCTCTGTGCCGCCTTCGGGTGCGTGCTCATGGTCAGCAGCGGCGGTGTCCTGGTCACCGGGCAGGCTCTCCTCGCGCGCTACACGGGTGCGGTCGACGCCGGCGGCAGCCTGATCGGTGACCCGGCGTCGGGTGCGCCGCGTGCCGACGCCGACATCAGGGGCCCGCTCAACATCCTGCTCGCCGGGATCGATCCGCGCGACGACTCGCAGGCCCCGCGCTCGGACTCGATCATCGTGGCGCACGTGCCGGCCTCGATGGACCGGATCTACCTGTTCTCCATCCCCCGTGACCTGTATGTGCAGATTCCGCCGTTCGCCAAGACCGGCTTCGGCGGCACGACCGCCAAGATCAATTCCGCGATGTCGTACGGCAGCGACGTCGGCAACGGCACGCACGACGTCAAGCAGGGCTTCCAGTTACTTGCCCAGACGGTCAGCGCCTTCACCGGGATCCACACGTTCGACGCCGGAGCGATCATCAACTTCGGCGGGTTCAAGAAGATCGTCGAGGCCATGGGTGGCGTCACCATGACGATCGACCAGAACGTGCGGTCCGAGCACCTCCAGCCGGATGGCAGGGCCCGTCCGAAGAGTGCGGCCTGTGCCGGCGGTGGATGCGACCATCCGTACATCGGGCCGCAGAAGGTCTACCGGAAGGGCACCTACCACCTGCAGGCGTGGGAGGCGCTCGACTACGTGCGCCAGCGGTATGGGCTGCCCAACGGCGACTACGACAGGCAGCGGCACCAGCAGCAGTTCATCAAGGCGATGGCCGAGCAGGCGATGAGCAGGGACGTGGTGACCGACCCGACCAAGCTGCTCGCGGTGCTCGACGCGGCGGGCGATTCGCTGACCTTCGACGGCGGTGGCAGCAGCGTCGTCGACTGGGGGCTCGCGCTCAAGGGCATCGATACCGGCGACATGACGTTGATCAAGCTGCCTGGCGGGGGGTTGTTCCAGAACGGGACGTATCTGGGGGAGCAGTTGGAGCCGTCGACCGCCCGGTTCTTCCAGGCCGTCGCCGAGGACCGGATCGGGGCTTTCCTGCTCGACAATCCGACCTACGCTGCTCAGGACGGCTGA
- a CDS encoding SDR family oxidoreductase, producing MRCLVTGATGYIGGRLAPRLLEAGHQVRCLARSAGRLRDVPWAGRTEIVEADLSEPDTLPAAFEGVDVAYFLMHSLGRPDFERLDREAAANFATAARAAGVHRIVYLGGPEPPAHERPSAHLRSRAEVARILLGSGVPTVVLRAPVIIGSGSASFEMLRYLTERLPVMVTPRWVNNKIQPIAVRDVLRHLIGAAGLPPEVNRGFDIGGADVLTYAEMMQRYARVAGLPRRVIVPLRPLSPWLSAHWVGLITPVPNSIARPLVASLIHEAVAHENDIAELLPGPPPLGFDESVRLALGKIRDADVETRWSTASGLNPSAEPLPSDPDWSGGSVYVDERSRPVRASAGELWRVIEGVGGENGWYSFPLAWSVRGWLDRLAGGVGLRRGRRDRDRLRVGEALDWWRVEEIEPGTLLRLRAEMRVPGRAWLEMRAEPDGQGGSVYRQRAVFLPRGLGGHLYWASVLPFHGVVFNGMARNITRTAETSGRA from the coding sequence ATGCGGTGCTTGGTGACCGGCGCGACCGGCTACATCGGGGGGCGACTCGCCCCCAGACTTCTCGAAGCGGGACACCAGGTGCGATGCCTGGCACGGAGCGCCGGGCGGCTGCGGGACGTGCCGTGGGCCGGGCGGACCGAGATCGTCGAAGCCGACCTCTCCGAGCCGGACACCCTGCCCGCCGCGTTCGAGGGCGTCGACGTCGCCTACTTCCTGATGCACTCACTCGGCCGGCCGGACTTCGAGCGTCTCGACCGGGAGGCAGCGGCGAACTTCGCGACGGCGGCGCGCGCGGCGGGCGTACACCGCATCGTCTATCTCGGCGGCCCGGAGCCGCCCGCGCACGAGCGACCCTCCGCCCATCTGCGTTCCCGCGCCGAGGTGGCCCGGATCCTGCTGGGCAGCGGTGTGCCGACGGTGGTGCTCCGCGCTCCGGTGATCATCGGTTCCGGCTCGGCGTCGTTCGAGATGCTGCGATACCTCACCGAGCGTCTTCCGGTCATGGTCACCCCGCGGTGGGTCAACAACAAGATCCAGCCCATCGCGGTACGGGATGTGCTGCGTCACCTGATCGGCGCGGCCGGTCTCCCGCCGGAGGTCAATCGCGGGTTCGACATCGGCGGTGCCGACGTGCTGACCTACGCCGAGATGATGCAGCGGTACGCCCGGGTGGCCGGCCTGCCCCGACGGGTCATCGTGCCGTTGCGCCCGCTCAGCCCGTGGTTGTCCGCGCACTGGGTCGGCCTGATCACCCCGGTGCCGAACAGCATCGCCCGGCCCCTGGTGGCCAGCCTGATCCACGAGGCGGTCGCCCACGAGAACGACATCGCCGAGCTGCTGCCCGGCCCGCCGCCGCTCGGTTTCGACGAGTCGGTGCGGCTGGCCCTCGGCAAGATCCGTGACGCCGACGTGGAGACCCGCTGGTCCACCGCGTCCGGACTCAACCCGTCGGCCGAGCCACTGCCCAGCGACCCGGACTGGTCCGGCGGGAGTGTCTACGTCGACGAGCGGTCCCGCCCGGTGCGGGCCAGTGCCGGCGAGTTGTGGCGGGTCATCGAGGGGGTCGGCGGTGAGAACGGCTGGTACTCGTTCCCGCTGGCCTGGTCGGTACGCGGCTGGCTGGACCGGCTGGCCGGCGGCGTCGGGTTGCGCCGGGGCCGCCGCGACCGGGACCGGCTGCGGGTCGGCGAGGCGCTCGACTGGTGGCGGGTCGAGGAGATCGAGCCGGGCACGCTGCTGCGGCTGCGCGCCGAGATGCGGGTACCGGGTCGGGCCTGGCTGGAGATGCGCGCCGAACCCGACGGTCAGGGCGGCAGCGTCTACCGGCAGCGGGCGGTGTTCCTGCCGCGCGGGCTGGGCGGGCACCTCTACTGGGCGTCGGTGCTGCCCTTCCACGGTGTCGTCTTCAACGGAATGGCCCGCAACATCACCCGGACCGCGGAGACGTCCGGCCGCGCGTGA
- a CDS encoding F0F1 ATP synthase subunit B has translation MIELYLAAATEEAKHNPIVPIWQELVIGTVAFGVLCFVLIKFVFPQMEKTFQARVEAIEGGLKKAETAQAEANQLLEQYKAQLAEARTEAARIRDEARADAEGIRQDVLAKAREESDRIIAAGNEQLAAQRESIVRELRSEVGTLAVDLAGKIVGESLADEARTRGTVERFIADLDTAGQR, from the coding sequence ATGATCGAGCTTTACCTGGCCGCGGCCACGGAAGAGGCGAAGCACAACCCGATCGTCCCGATCTGGCAAGAGCTCGTCATCGGCACCGTCGCCTTCGGTGTGCTCTGCTTCGTGCTGATCAAGTTCGTCTTCCCGCAGATGGAGAAGACGTTCCAGGCGCGGGTGGAGGCCATCGAGGGTGGCCTCAAGAAGGCCGAGACCGCTCAGGCCGAGGCGAACCAGCTGCTCGAGCAGTACAAGGCGCAGCTCGCCGAGGCCCGGACCGAGGCCGCTCGCATCCGCGACGAGGCCCGGGCCGACGCCGAGGGCATCCGTCAGGACGTGCTGGCGAAGGCTCGCGAGGAGTCGGACCGCATCATCGCGGCCGGCAACGAGCAGCTCGCCGCCCAGCGTGAGTCCATCGTGCGGGAGCTCCGCTCCGAGGTCGGCACGCTTGCGGTCGACCTGGCCGGCAAGATCGTCGGCGAGTCGCTCGCTGACGAGGCCCGTACCCGTGGCACCGTCGAGCGGTTCATCGCCGACCTCGACACGGCGGGACAGCGCTGA
- a CDS encoding serine hydroxymethyltransferase: protein MGTFWGPDFAMLERGDPEIASVLLDEVARQRDTLQLIASESFTSPAVLAALGSTLANKYAEGYPGQRYYGGCAHVDRAEALAVERATDLFAAEHVNVQPHSGACANLAAYAALAEPGDVVLAMGLPHGGHLTHGSRANFSGKWFHPIAYRVDPTTELIDYDEVRDLALAHRPKLIICGATSYPRLIDFARFREIADEVGAYLMVDAAHFIGLVAGRALPSPVPHADVITGTTHKALRGPRGGMIICRADLAQRIDKAVFPFAQGGPMMHAIAAKAVAFREAGTPAFRGYANQTVRNARALTAGLTDEGLRPITGGTDNHLAVLDLREAGVTGREAEARCAKAGIALNKNPVPYDPERPAVASGIRVGTPSVTSQGMREGEMRRIAGLIGRVVRDGTDTVAGEAVIRAVAAEVAEIVGGFPPYPLDTESPVDSAFVR, encoded by the coding sequence GTGGGCACCTTCTGGGGGCCGGACTTCGCGATGCTCGAACGCGGGGATCCGGAGATCGCGTCCGTGCTCCTCGACGAGGTGGCACGCCAGCGGGACACGCTCCAGCTGATCGCGAGCGAGAGCTTCACGTCGCCGGCGGTGCTGGCGGCGCTCGGGTCGACCCTGGCCAACAAGTACGCCGAGGGCTATCCGGGGCAGCGCTATTACGGTGGTTGCGCGCATGTGGACCGGGCCGAGGCGCTGGCCGTGGAGCGGGCGACGGACCTGTTCGCGGCCGAGCACGTCAACGTGCAGCCGCACTCCGGTGCGTGCGCGAACCTGGCCGCCTACGCCGCGCTGGCCGAGCCCGGCGACGTGGTGCTGGCGATGGGCCTGCCGCACGGAGGACACCTCACTCACGGCAGCCGGGCGAACTTCTCCGGCAAGTGGTTCCACCCGATCGCCTACCGCGTCGACCCGACCACCGAGCTGATCGACTACGACGAGGTACGCGACCTCGCGCTGGCTCACCGTCCGAAACTGATCATCTGTGGCGCCACCTCGTACCCGCGGCTGATCGACTTCGCCCGGTTCCGGGAGATCGCCGACGAGGTGGGCGCGTATCTGATGGTCGACGCGGCGCACTTCATCGGTCTGGTGGCGGGCCGTGCGCTGCCGTCGCCCGTGCCGCACGCCGACGTGATCACCGGCACCACACACAAGGCGTTGCGCGGTCCTCGTGGCGGCATGATCATCTGCCGGGCCGATCTGGCCCAGCGGATCGACAAGGCGGTCTTCCCGTTCGCCCAGGGTGGGCCGATGATGCACGCCATCGCGGCGAAGGCGGTCGCCTTCCGCGAGGCCGGCACACCGGCCTTCCGTGGTTACGCCAATCAGACGGTGCGCAACGCGCGGGCGCTCACCGCGGGCCTGACCGACGAGGGACTGCGGCCGATCACCGGCGGCACCGACAACCATCTCGCGGTGCTCGACCTGCGCGAGGCGGGCGTGACCGGGCGGGAGGCCGAGGCGCGGTGCGCGAAGGCGGGCATCGCCCTCAACAAGAATCCGGTGCCGTACGACCCGGAGCGTCCCGCGGTGGCGTCCGGCATCCGCGTCGGCACGCCCAGCGTCACCTCGCAGGGCATGCGTGAGGGCGAGATGCGACGGATCGCCGGACTGATCGGCCGGGTGGTGCGGGACGGGACGGACACCGTGGCGGGGGAGGCGGTGATCCGTGCGGTGGCCGCCGAGGTGGCCGAGATCGTCGGCGGCTTCCCGCCCTATCCGCTCGACACGGAATCGCCCGTCGATTCCGCGTTCGTGCGCTGA
- a CDS encoding F0F1 ATP synthase subunit delta, producing the protein MTSPSVSREAYGAASDRLVAETASITAPQLVTVADEILSVAGLLRSDLRLRRALTDPSRPGSDRAGLIESLLAGKVSKAAVDAVSTLVAGRFARPGQLLDATEHLGVDALLASAERDGKLADVEDELFRFGQIVAGDNALTSALSDANASLGGRVKLVEDLLKGKAHVVTVRLVEVALTGFGGRGFEASLTRLVEATAAKRDREVAYVTVAKPLTDAEEQALAAKLSGVYGRGVSLKVDVVPGVLGGVSVRVGSDLYDGTVLRKLNAAKQAFAK; encoded by the coding sequence ATGACGTCCCCGAGCGTAAGCCGCGAGGCCTACGGCGCGGCGTCGGACCGGCTGGTCGCCGAGACCGCGTCGATCACGGCTCCGCAGCTGGTGACGGTCGCCGACGAGATTCTGTCGGTGGCCGGCCTGCTGCGGTCCGACCTTCGTCTGCGTCGGGCGCTGACCGACCCGTCCCGGCCCGGTTCCGACCGTGCCGGGCTGATCGAGTCGCTGCTGGCCGGCAAGGTCTCCAAGGCCGCTGTCGACGCGGTGAGCACGCTGGTGGCCGGTCGGTTCGCCCGTCCGGGTCAGCTGCTGGACGCGACGGAACACCTGGGCGTCGACGCGCTTCTCGCGTCGGCGGAGCGCGACGGCAAGCTCGCCGACGTCGAGGACGAGCTGTTCCGGTTCGGCCAGATCGTCGCCGGCGACAACGCCCTGACCAGTGCCCTGAGCGACGCGAACGCCTCGCTCGGGGGCCGGGTTAAGCTGGTGGAGGACTTGCTCAAGGGCAAGGCCCACGTCGTCACCGTCCGGCTCGTCGAAGTGGCGCTCACCGGTTTCGGTGGCCGTGGCTTCGAGGCCTCGCTCACCCGCCTGGTCGAGGCGACCGCCGCCAAGCGCGACCGTGAGGTGGCGTATGTGACGGTGGCCAAGCCGCTCACCGACGCCGAGGAGCAGGCCCTGGCCGCGAAGCTGTCCGGGGTGTACGGCCGTGGCGTGTCGCTGAAGGTGGACGTCGTACCAGGCGTTCTCGGTGGTGTCAGCGTCCGGGTCGGTTCCGACCTTTACGACGGCACGGTCCTGCGCAAGCTGAACGCAGCCAAGCAGGCGTTCGCCAAATAG
- the atpA gene encoding F0F1 ATP synthase subunit alpha: MAELTISSDEIRGALERYVSSATSDLTREEVGVVSDAGDGIAHVEGLPSVMANELLEFADGTLGVASNLDVREIGAVILGDYANIEEGQPVKRTGRVLSVPVGDAFLGRVVDALGKPIDGLGEIPNEGFRELELQAPNVMARQPVKQPLQTGIKAIDAMTPIGRGQRQLIIGDRKTGKTTVAIDTIINQKANWDSGDPEKQVRCIYVAIGQKASTVASIRGTLEAQGALQYTTIVSAPASDPAGFKYIAPYTGSSIGQHWMYNGKHVLIVFDDLTKQAEAYRAVSLLLRRPPGREAYPGDVFYLHSRLLERCAKLSNELGGGSMTGLPIIETKANDISAFIPTNVISITDGQIFLETDLFASGVRPAINVGTSVSRVGGSAQVKAMRTVSGRLRLDLAQFRELEAFSAFASDLDRASRAQLEKGVRLVELLKQPQYSPYSTVDQVIVIWAGTTGQLDDIAVGDVRRFEQEFLQWFKQHNSDVYTSIESTNLLSDDNIESLKSGVVEFKKSFQGGS, translated from the coding sequence ATGGCCGAGCTGACCATCTCCTCGGACGAGATCCGGGGGGCGCTAGAGCGCTACGTCTCGTCCGCCACGAGCGACCTCACCCGTGAAGAGGTGGGCGTCGTATCCGACGCAGGCGACGGCATCGCGCACGTCGAGGGTCTCCCCTCGGTGATGGCGAACGAGCTGCTCGAATTCGCCGACGGCACCCTGGGCGTCGCGTCGAACCTCGACGTCCGTGAGATCGGCGCCGTGATCCTGGGCGACTACGCGAACATCGAAGAGGGTCAGCCGGTCAAGCGCACCGGCCGGGTCCTCTCGGTCCCGGTCGGCGACGCCTTCCTGGGCCGCGTGGTCGACGCCCTGGGCAAGCCGATCGACGGTCTCGGTGAGATCCCGAACGAAGGCTTCCGCGAGCTCGAGCTGCAGGCGCCGAACGTGATGGCCCGGCAGCCGGTGAAGCAGCCGCTGCAGACCGGCATCAAGGCGATCGACGCCATGACGCCGATCGGCCGTGGCCAGCGCCAGCTGATCATCGGCGACCGTAAGACCGGTAAGACCACGGTCGCGATCGACACGATCATCAACCAGAAGGCGAACTGGGACTCCGGCGACCCGGAGAAGCAGGTTCGCTGCATCTACGTGGCGATCGGCCAGAAGGCCTCCACCGTCGCCAGCATCCGGGGCACCCTGGAGGCGCAGGGCGCGCTGCAGTACACGACCATCGTGTCGGCGCCGGCGTCGGACCCGGCCGGCTTCAAGTACATCGCCCCGTACACCGGCTCGTCCATCGGACAGCACTGGATGTACAACGGCAAGCACGTCCTGATCGTCTTCGACGACCTGACGAAGCAGGCCGAGGCGTACCGCGCCGTGTCGCTGCTGCTGCGCCGTCCGCCGGGCCGTGAGGCGTACCCGGGTGACGTCTTCTACCTGCACTCCCGCCTGCTGGAGCGTTGCGCCAAGCTCTCCAACGAGCTGGGTGGCGGCTCGATGACCGGTCTGCCGATCATCGAGACCAAGGCCAACGACATCTCGGCCTTCATCCCGACCAACGTGATCTCGATCACCGACGGTCAGATCTTCCTCGAGACCGACCTGTTCGCCTCGGGTGTGCGTCCCGCCATCAACGTCGGCACCTCGGTGTCCCGCGTGGGTGGTTCGGCGCAGGTGAAGGCGATGCGTACGGTCTCCGGCCGGCTCCGTCTCGACCTGGCCCAGTTCCGTGAGCTGGAGGCCTTCTCGGCCTTCGCCTCCGACCTGGACCGCGCCTCGCGTGCCCAGCTCGAGAAGGGCGTCCGCCTGGTCGAGCTGCTGAAGCAGCCGCAGTACTCCCCGTACTCGACCGTCGACCAGGTCATCGTGATCTGGGCCGGCACCACGGGTCAGCTCGACGACATCGCCGTCGGTGACGTGCGGCGCTTCGAGCAGGAGTTCCTGCAGTGGTTCAAGCAGCACAACAGCGACGTCTACACCTCGATCGAGTCGACGAACCTGCTGAGCGACGACAACATCGAGAGCCTGAAGTCGGGCGTCGTCGAGTTCAAGAAGTCGTTCCAGGGCGGTAGCTAG
- a CDS encoding ATP synthase F0 subunit C, translating into MALLAAVEGSTAAIGYGLAAIGPGIGVGLVFSAYIQATARQPESSRLTLPFVWIGFAVIEALALLGIAFGFIWAGNV; encoded by the coding sequence ATGGCTCTTCTCGCCGCCGTTGAGGGCAGCACCGCCGCCATCGGTTACGGCCTCGCCGCGATCGGCCCCGGCATCGGTGTCGGTCTGGTCTTCTCCGCCTACATCCAGGCCACGGCGCGTCAGCCCGAGTCGTCCCGCCTGACCCTGCCGTTCGTCTGGATCGGCTTCGCCGTCATCGAGGCGCTCGCGCTTCTCGGCATCGCGTTCGGCTTCATCTGGGCCGGAAACGTCTGA
- the atpD gene encoding F0F1 ATP synthase subunit beta translates to MTAVAEPTKAETAVGRVVRVIGPVVDVEFPRDAMPAIFNALKVDVTLSEGTKTLTMEVAQHLGGNLLRAISMQPTDGLIRGAGVTDTGAPISVPVGDVTKGHVFNALGEVLNVDPSTLDIQERWAIHRKPPAFADLEPKTEMLETGIKVLDLLAPYVRGGKIGLFGGAGVGKTVLIQEMIIRVARNFGGTSVFAGVGERTREGNDLILEMDEGGVLDKTALVFGQMDEPPGTRLRVALTALTMAEYFRDVQNQEVLLFIDNIFRFTQAGSEVSTLLGRMPSAVGYQPTLADEMGELQERITSVRGKAITSLQAIYVPADDYTDPAPATTFAHLDATTNLERSISDKGIYPAVDPLASSSRILAPEFVGAEHYTVAREVQRILQKYKDLQDIIAILGMDELSEEDKVTVQRARRIERFLSQNTYAAEQFTGVPGSTVPLKETIEAFKKIAEGEYDNYPEQAFFMCGGLEDLEKNAHELMKG, encoded by the coding sequence ATGACTGCTGTAGCTGAGCCCACCAAGGCGGAGACCGCTGTCGGCCGCGTCGTCCGGGTCATCGGCCCGGTCGTCGACGTCGAGTTTCCCCGTGACGCCATGCCCGCGATCTTCAACGCGCTGAAGGTCGACGTCACCCTCTCCGAGGGCACCAAGACGCTGACCATGGAGGTCGCCCAGCACCTGGGTGGCAACCTGCTCCGCGCCATCTCGATGCAGCCGACCGACGGCCTGATCCGTGGCGCCGGGGTCACCGACACCGGTGCGCCGATCTCGGTGCCCGTCGGTGACGTGACCAAGGGCCACGTGTTCAACGCTCTCGGCGAGGTGCTCAACGTCGACCCGTCGACGCTGGACATCCAGGAGCGCTGGGCGATCCACCGTAAGCCCCCGGCGTTCGCCGACCTGGAGCCGAAGACCGAGATGCTGGAGACCGGCATCAAGGTGCTCGACCTCCTCGCGCCGTACGTGCGTGGTGGCAAGATCGGCCTGTTCGGCGGCGCGGGCGTGGGCAAGACCGTGCTCATCCAGGAGATGATCATCCGGGTCGCCCGTAACTTCGGTGGCACCTCGGTGTTCGCCGGTGTCGGCGAGCGCACCCGTGAGGGCAACGACCTCATCCTGGAAATGGACGAGGGTGGCGTTCTCGACAAGACCGCCCTGGTCTTCGGCCAGATGGACGAGCCGCCGGGTACCCGTCTCCGGGTCGCCCTGACCGCTCTGACCATGGCGGAGTACTTCCGGGACGTCCAGAACCAGGAGGTGCTGCTCTTCATCGACAACATCTTCCGGTTCACCCAGGCCGGTTCCGAGGTGTCCACCCTGCTCGGCCGTATGCCGTCCGCCGTGGGTTACCAGCCCACGCTGGCCGACGAGATGGGTGAGCTCCAGGAGCGCATCACCTCGGTCCGGGGCAAGGCGATCACCTCGCTGCAGGCGATCTACGTGCCCGCTGACGACTACACCGACCCGGCGCCGGCCACCACCTTCGCCCACCTCGACGCGACCACCAACCTCGAGCGGTCGATCTCCGACAAGGGCATCTACCCGGCCGTGGACCCGCTGGCCTCCAGCTCGCGGATCCTGGCGCCGGAGTTCGTCGGTGCCGAGCACTACACGGTGGCCCGTGAGGTCCAGCGGATCCTCCAGAAGTACAAGGACCTGCAGGACATCATCGCCATCCTCGGTATGGACGAGCTCTCCGAGGAGGACAAGGTCACGGTGCAGCGGGCTCGCCGCATCGAGCGGTTCCTGTCGCAGAACACCTACGCGGCGGAGCAGTTCACCGGCGTCCCCGGCTCGACGGTCCCGCTGAAGGAGACCATCGAGGCGTTCAAGAAGATCGCCGAGGGTGAGTACGACAACTACCCGGAGCAGGCCTTCTTCATGTGCGGTGGCCTCGAGGACCTCGAGAAGAACGCGCACGAGCTGATGAAGGGCTGA
- a CDS encoding AtpZ/AtpI family protein, with product MTALSYLIAGILSWGGIGWLVDHFVGTKGIFAGIGAVLGVAGGVYLIVRRLGA from the coding sequence ATGACCGCACTGTCGTATCTCATCGCGGGCATTCTGTCCTGGGGCGGGATCGGCTGGCTCGTCGACCACTTCGTCGGGACCAAGGGCATCTTCGCCGGAATCGGCGCGGTCCTCGGGGTCGCCGGCGGTGTGTACCTCATCGTGCGCCGTCTCGGCGCCTGA